The Pseudomonas cucumis sequence CACGCGGTCATCGAAGCGCGCGCCGACTGCAAGGATGACATCGGCATGGTGCATCGCCAGGTTGGCGGTGTAGCTGCCGTGCATGCCGAGCATGCCAATGAACTGACGGTCGGTGCCAGGGTAGGCACCCAGCCCCATCAGGGTATTGGTCACCGGCAGGTTGAGCATCTTCGCCAGCTCGGTCAGCGGCGCGGAACCACCACCTAGGATCACGCCGCCGCCCGAATACAACACAGGACGCTTGGCCGCCAGAAGCATTTCGGCTGCCTTGCGGATTTGCCCGGAGTGACCGCGAACGGCCGGGCTGTAGGAACGCAGCTTGGCTTTTTTCGGGAAGATGTATTCGAACTTCTCGGCCGGGTTGGTCATGTCTTTCGGGATATCGACAACGACCGGACCAGGACGACCGGATTGCGCCAGGTAGAACGCTTTCTTCATGACTTCCGGGATTTCCGACGCATGCTTGATCATGAAGCTGTGCTTCACGATCGGCCGGGAGATACCGATCATGTCGGTTTCCTGGAACGCATCGGTGCCTACCATGGTGCTAGGCACCTGGCCGGAAATGATCACCATCGGAATGGAGTCCATGTAGGCCGTGGCAATACCGGTGATGGCGTTGGTTGCGCCCGGGCCGGAAGTTACCAGTACCACACCGGCTTTACCGGTGGCACGGGCATAGCCGTCAGCCATATGGGTCGCAGCCTGCTCGTGACGAACCAGGATGTGGGTCACTTCCGGTTCTTTGAACAGGGCATCATAGACATGAAGAAGAGCACCACCCGGGTACCCGTAGATATATTTGACGCCTTCGTCACGCAAAAAGCGGACGAGCATCTCACCGCCAGATAAAAGCTCCACGTTGTTCACCTCTAAAACGCCAGAATACCGCCCACATACAAAGAGGACGGGTCTTAATAGGTTTACTTCTCGGCAGAGCATGAGCGACGGTGGTCGCCGACTACGTCAGCACTGACTGAGCAAGTATTGGGATCGTCCCAAGTGTTGCGGGCCTTTCCCACCCAGCGCGAGGTAACGCGTTGCGGGTGTAACAGGTCGGCGCGGATGTGCGCCTCATGATCTGCCGAGCGGGTCTGCTTCTGGCAGTCCCTCTACAGCGGACTTTGGATTCTTCTGTTTCGCCCATCGCAAGTCAAGCCGTCAATGTGCTTTATTCGAACTAAGCGCATGAGAACGCAAGAAAAAACCTTTAAACCGCAACTGTGTTAGCTTCGATTGCGCACTCATGACAAGGAAAGGGCATGCGAACGTTCTTCTTCACCGCCGGCTTGCTGATCAGCCTGAGCCCTTTGTGCATGGCGGGTCAGATCTATAAATGGGTCGATGCCCAGGGCGTCACCCATTTCGATGCGCAACCGCCCACAGGCCAGGAGTCCACCCTCGTGGTAACGCCCGCCCCGCCCGTCGGCAAACCGGACACGCCAACGCGCAGCAACGTGATAGGCGATCAACGAGCCATCGACAACAAAGTGAAAAAGCAGGTCGCCGAGCAGCAAGCCCAGCTAAAAGTATTCTGCGAGCAGGCTCGAACGAACCTGGCTCAACTGCAGAATAATCCGCGACTACGAGAGGATGTCGAAGGTGAGATGCGCCGCCTGACCGACCAACAACGTCAGGAGCGCATCATCGAAGCACAGAAACAGATTGCGAAAAACTGCCAGTAGTTAGCGAGAGGCGGTGATCAACAGGTCGAACTCTTTGAGTAAGACCTGAAGCTGCCGATCCTTGCCCTGGACATTACGGGCGGCGAAGACCATTTCGGCCATCTCCTGAATCCCCGATGCGTTGGGCAGCGGCAGATCCTGTTCAAGGATCATCTTCATCCGCGGCAGGAAAATCCATTGCAGCCATTGCTCGAAATCCAGCGTATCCACCGAAAATGGCTCGACACTGGACAGCGCTTCAGCGGACGGTGCGACTTCGTCCCACCAGCCCTGGACACGCAGCTCGCGTTCGATCAACAGCAACTGCTCGGCAATCTTCGGGAAGCGTGCATCCATCACAGCGAGACCTTGGCCTTCTGACGCGCCAACGCTGCACCGGCCGTGTCACCCTGCTTCTCACGAGCCTGGGCAATCAATTCCCACAGGCTGGCCTGAAGGGCCGGACGACCATTGGCGAACGTCAAACCACGACGAGCGAATTGTTCGGCTTGTGCCGCATCGCCTTGAGCCATGCGTACCTGAGCCAGACGATAAAGCACTTGCGGCTCACGCGGCGCGACACGTTGGGCGCGTTCGAGACTGGAAGACGCACCATTAAGGTCGCCGCTGGCCTGTTGCTGCTGGGCAGTGGTCAACAATGCCAGGACCGGACCGTCCAGTTGCTCATCGGCAGACAGGCCGCCGGAGTTCGCCGAAGGAATCCCGCTCGGCGTCGATGGCATGCTGTAGCTGCCCTGGTTGATCGGTGCCGACTGGACCGGCGAGGTATCGATCGGCCCCGGCGTGATCGGGCCTGGGGTAATTGGCGAGGTGCTGATCGGTGCCGAGGAAACAGCGCCACCACCCGGCACCATCACCACAACGCCAGTGTCTCCTTGCGGGATTGCCTGGGTCTGGCCTTGCACAGGACGTTTTACTGTCGTCTGACGGTAACCGCCATTCGTCTGTATCCGTTCACTGTTCGAAACGGCACTGCCGGAATCCACAACCGGGATCGAACCACGCTGTACGGTGGAGCAGCCGCTGAGCAAAGCCACAGCGGTCACCGCTGGAATCAACCACTTGTTCACTTCAAATCCTCTTTGCTTAATTCATCCAGCCCTTGACCCAATCCATCACCGATTCAGCGGGGTTTTCGCCACCGCAAGCAGGACCGGGAGGCGGTTCGCTGCCGCGA is a genomic window containing:
- a CDS encoding acetolactate synthase 3 large subunit, with product MELLSGGEMLVRFLRDEGVKYIYGYPGGALLHVYDALFKEPEVTHILVRHEQAATHMADGYARATGKAGVVLVTSGPGATNAITGIATAYMDSIPMVIISGQVPSTMVGTDAFQETDMIGISRPIVKHSFMIKHASEIPEVMKKAFYLAQSGRPGPVVVDIPKDMTNPAEKFEYIFPKKAKLRSYSPAVRGHSGQIRKAAEMLLAAKRPVLYSGGGVILGGGSAPLTELAKMLNLPVTNTLMGLGAYPGTDRQFIGMLGMHGSYTANLAMHHADVILAVGARFDDRVINGPAKFCPNAKIIHIDIDPASISKTIKADVPIVGPVESVLTEMVAILKEIGETPNKESVASWWKQVDEWRGDRGLFPYDKGDGSVIKPQTVIETLCEVTKGDAFVTSDVGQHQMFAAQYYTFNKPNRWINSGGLGTMGFGFPAAMGIKLSFPDEDVACVTGEGSIQMNIQELSTCLQYGLPVKIVILNNGVLGMVRQWQDMSYGSRHSHSYMESLPDFVKLAEAYGHVGVRITESKDLKSKMEEAFAMKDRLVVIDISVDTSEHVYPMQIKDGSMRDMWLSKTERT
- a CDS encoding DUF4124 domain-containing protein; translation: MRTFFFTAGLLISLSPLCMAGQIYKWVDAQGVTHFDAQPPTGQESTLVVTPAPPVGKPDTPTRSNVIGDQRAIDNKVKKQVAEQQAQLKVFCEQARTNLAQLQNNPRLREDVEGEMRRLTDQQRQERIIEAQKQIAKNCQ
- a CDS encoding YqcC family protein, with amino-acid sequence MDARFPKIAEQLLLIERELRVQGWWDEVAPSAEALSSVEPFSVDTLDFEQWLQWIFLPRMKMILEQDLPLPNASGIQEMAEMVFAARNVQGKDRQLQVLLKEFDLLITASR
- a CDS encoding tetratricopeptide repeat protein, translating into MNKWLIPAVTAVALLSGCSTVQRGSIPVVDSGSAVSNSERIQTNGGYRQTTVKRPVQGQTQAIPQGDTGVVVMVPGGGAVSSAPISTSPITPGPITPGPIDTSPVQSAPINQGSYSMPSTPSGIPSANSGGLSADEQLDGPVLALLTTAQQQQASGDLNGASSSLERAQRVAPREPQVLYRLAQVRMAQGDAAQAEQFARRGLTFANGRPALQASLWELIAQAREKQGDTAGAALARQKAKVSL